The proteins below come from a single Malus domestica chromosome 03, GDT2T_hap1 genomic window:
- the LOC103413067 gene encoding early nodulin-like protein 2 yields the protein MEFWRFVWIQILFFSLCLCLCSTTQGYKFYVGGRDGWVLNPSENYNHWAERNRFNVNDNLYFKYQKGSDSVLVVNKDDYFNCNTQNPIQKLDGGDSDFTFDRSGPFYFISGQNGNCAKGQKFLIIVLAPRHPKRPVLPPPPTSPTTPTAPGPSPTAPTAPAYPPATSPQQPYQPPAASPPQGPGLPPAAGPVSPSPSPVITNPPPSASPGPWSSQPSPSPSTSPVPAAGPFSPSPSPVITNPPPAASPGPWSSQPSPSPSTYPGPAPSTTTSPVPAPSSGYTPSTSPPSPPPEGLAPTPSGVPEGPTPTSSDQPAGPTPPGTVTSPPPGSEESTAPKPSNNGALRGVTAPSSVLASLAVVLVSVALS from the exons ATGGAGTTTTGGAGATTTGTTTGGATTCAGATCTTGTTCTTTTCGctgtgtttgtgtttgtgttcaaCTACACAAGGATACAAATTCTATGTTGGTGGGAGAGATGGGTGGGTGTTGAACCCTTCTGAGAACTACAACCACTGGGCTGAGAGGAACAGGTTCAATGTCAATGACAATCTAT ATTTCAAGTACCAGAAAGGGTCAGACTCAGTGCTCGTCGTGAACAAAGACGACTACTTCAACTGCAACACCCAAAACCCTATTCAGAAACTCGACGGTGGCGACTCAGACTTCACCTTCGACAGGTCTGGACCTTTCTATTTCATCAGTGGTCAAAATGGTAATTGTGCAAAGGGTCAGAAGTTTCTAATTATTGTCCTCGCCCCGAGGCACCCCAAGCGACCAgtcctccctcctcctcctactAGCCCTACCACCCCTACAGCTCCTGGCCCTAGCCCCACCGCCCCTACAGCTCCTGCCTATCCTCCCGCCACGTCTCCTCAGCAGCCCTACCAGCCTCCTGCGGCATCCCCACCACAAGGGCCAGGGCTACCACCAGCTGCGGGCCCAGTCTCTCCATCACCCTCACCTGTGATTACAAACCCTCCTCCATCTGCATCACCAGGCCCATGGTCATCACAACCGTCACCGTCGCCATCAACCTCTCCGGTACCAGCTGCGGGCCCATTCTCTCCATCACCATCACCTGTGATTACAAACCCTCCTCCAGCTGCCTCACCAGGCCCATGGTCATCACAACCGTCACCATCGCCGTCAACATATCCGGGGCCAGCTCCCTCAACGACAACATCTCCGGTGCCAGCTCCGTCGTCAGGCTATACTCCAAGTACTTCTCCGCCCTCACCACCCCCGGAGGGGCTCGCACCTACCCCTTCTGGCGTGCCTGAGGGCCCCACACCTACTTCGTCCGACCAGCCTGCGGGCCCCACACCTCCGGGAACTGTTACTTCTCCGCCGCCAGGGTCCGAGGAGTCGACTGCGCCGAAGCCGTCAAATAATGGAGCGTTACGTGGTGTAACGGCTCCTTCGAGTGTGTTGGCGTCTTTGGCTGTTGTTCTGGTCAGTGTGGCTCTCTCATGA
- the LOC114824031 gene encoding uncharacterized protein isoform X2, which produces MNNKSNQSFDREENHSKKESAISTPESRFNQTLRNVQGLLKGRSIPGKVLLTRRSNLLDPSKLQVPSPNYGRSLSFNDAQTSDRRALEEDNEVLGNPSNNENSNKLTSSTSNVDNISRGAQKSAMGARATDSARVMKFTKVLSETTVILEKLRELAWSGVPPYMRPDVWRLLLGYAPSNSDRREGVLRRKRLEYLDCASQYYDIPDTERSDDEINMLRQIAVDCPRTVPDVSFFQQEQVQKSLERILYTWAIRHPASGYVQGINDLVTPFLVVFLSEYLDGSVDNWLISDLSPDKISNVEADCYWCLSNLLEGMQDHYTFAQPGIQRLVFKLKELVRRIDEPVSRHVEEQGLEFLQFAFRWFNCLLIREIPFNLISRLWDTYLAEGDALPDFLVYIFASFLLTWSEELQKLDFQELVMFLQHLPTHNWTHQELEMVLSRAFMWHSMFKSSPRHLAS; this is translated from the exons ATGAACAACAAGAGCAATCAGAGCTTCGACAGAGAAGAAAATCACTCCAAGAAAGAAAGCGCAATCTCAACCCCCGAATCCAGATTCAACCAAACCCTCAGAAATGTTCAAGG GTTGCTCAAAGGTCGTAGTATTCCTGGTAAAGTGTTACTGACTAGGAGGTCAAACCTGCTGGATCCTTCAAAATTACAAGTGCCCTCTCCAAATTATGGAAGGAGCTTATCATTCAATGATGCTCAAACAAGTGATCGCAGAGCCTTGGAG GAAGACAACGAGGTTCTAGGCAACCCCAGCAATAATGAAAATTCAAATAAGTTAACATCATCAACCTCGAATGTTGACAATATTTCTAGAGGAGCTCAAAAATCTGCCATGGGAGCTAGAGCTACTGATTCTGCAAGAGTTATGAAGTTCACAAAGGTTCTTTCAGAGACAACAGTGATATTAG AAAAGTTGCGTGAGTTGGCTTGGAGTGGCGTACCACCATATATGCGGCCCGACGTATGGAGGCTTCTTTTG GGATATGCACCATCTAATTCAGATAGAAGGGAGGGAGTTCTAAGAAGGAAGCGCCTTGAGTATCTTGACTGTGCTTCTCAGTACTATGATATTCCGGATACTGAGCGTTCAGATGATGAGATAAACATGCTTCGTCAG ATTGCTGTTGATTGCCCAAGAACTGTGCCAGATGTATCTTTCTTTCAGCAGGAGCAAGTCCAGAAATCCTTGGAGCGCATCCTTTATACCTG GGCAATTCGACATCCTGCAAGTGGATATGTTCAGGGAATAAATGATCTTGTTACTCCCTTTCTAGTTGTTTTCTTGTCAGAATACTTAGACGGGAGTGTGGATAATTGGTTGATCTCCGATCTGTCTCCTGATAAAATATCTAATGTAGAGGCTGACTGCTATTGGTGCCTATCAAATTTACTTGAAGGTATGCAAGATCATTACACTTTTGCTCAGCCAGGAATCCAGAGGCTTGTGTTTAAACTAAAGGAATTGGTCAGGCGGATTGATG AACCTGTATCTAGACACGTGGAGGAGCAAGGACTcgaatttcttcaatttgctttTCGGTGGTTCAACTGTCTTCTAATACGCGAG ATTCCTTTCAATCTTATTTCCCGTCTGTGGGATACATACCTAGCCGAAGGAGATGCATTGCCGGATTTCCTTGTGTATATATTTGCCAGTTTTCTTTTAACG TGGTCAGAGGAGCTTCAGAAGCTTGATTTCCAAGAGTTGGTTATGTTTCTTCAACACCTTCCAACCCATAACTGGACTCACCAAGAACTCGAGATGGTGCTGTCAAGAGCTTTCATGTGGCACAGTatgttcaaaagctctcctagACACTTGGCCAGCTAA
- the LOC114824031 gene encoding uncharacterized protein isoform X1 yields the protein MNNKSNQSFDREENHSKKESAISTPESRFNQTLRNVQGLLKGRSIPGKVLLTRRSNLLDPSKLQVPSPNYGRSLSFNDAQTSDRRALEEDNEVLGNPSNNENSNKLTSSTSNVDNISRGAQKSAMGARATDSARVMKFTKVLSETTVILEKLRELAWSGVPPYMRPDVWRLLLGYAPSNSDRREGVLRRKRLEYLDCASQYYDIPDTERSDDEINMLRQIAVDCPRTVPDVSFFQQEQVQKSLERILYTWAIRHPASGYVQGINDLVTPFLVVFLSEYLDGSVDNWLISDLSPDKISNVEADCYWCLSNLLEGMQDHYTFAQPGIQRLVFKLKELVRRIDEPVSRHVEEQGLEFLQFAFRWFNCLLIREIPFNLISRLWDTYLAEGDALPDFLVYIFASFLLTLKLF from the exons ATGAACAACAAGAGCAATCAGAGCTTCGACAGAGAAGAAAATCACTCCAAGAAAGAAAGCGCAATCTCAACCCCCGAATCCAGATTCAACCAAACCCTCAGAAATGTTCAAGG GTTGCTCAAAGGTCGTAGTATTCCTGGTAAAGTGTTACTGACTAGGAGGTCAAACCTGCTGGATCCTTCAAAATTACAAGTGCCCTCTCCAAATTATGGAAGGAGCTTATCATTCAATGATGCTCAAACAAGTGATCGCAGAGCCTTGGAG GAAGACAACGAGGTTCTAGGCAACCCCAGCAATAATGAAAATTCAAATAAGTTAACATCATCAACCTCGAATGTTGACAATATTTCTAGAGGAGCTCAAAAATCTGCCATGGGAGCTAGAGCTACTGATTCTGCAAGAGTTATGAAGTTCACAAAGGTTCTTTCAGAGACAACAGTGATATTAG AAAAGTTGCGTGAGTTGGCTTGGAGTGGCGTACCACCATATATGCGGCCCGACGTATGGAGGCTTCTTTTG GGATATGCACCATCTAATTCAGATAGAAGGGAGGGAGTTCTAAGAAGGAAGCGCCTTGAGTATCTTGACTGTGCTTCTCAGTACTATGATATTCCGGATACTGAGCGTTCAGATGATGAGATAAACATGCTTCGTCAG ATTGCTGTTGATTGCCCAAGAACTGTGCCAGATGTATCTTTCTTTCAGCAGGAGCAAGTCCAGAAATCCTTGGAGCGCATCCTTTATACCTG GGCAATTCGACATCCTGCAAGTGGATATGTTCAGGGAATAAATGATCTTGTTACTCCCTTTCTAGTTGTTTTCTTGTCAGAATACTTAGACGGGAGTGTGGATAATTGGTTGATCTCCGATCTGTCTCCTGATAAAATATCTAATGTAGAGGCTGACTGCTATTGGTGCCTATCAAATTTACTTGAAGGTATGCAAGATCATTACACTTTTGCTCAGCCAGGAATCCAGAGGCTTGTGTTTAAACTAAAGGAATTGGTCAGGCGGATTGATG AACCTGTATCTAGACACGTGGAGGAGCAAGGACTcgaatttcttcaatttgctttTCGGTGGTTCAACTGTCTTCTAATACGCGAG ATTCCTTTCAATCTTATTTCCCGTCTGTGGGATACATACCTAGCCGAAGGAGATGCATTGCCGGATTTCCTTGTGTATATATTTGCCAGTTTTCTTTTAACG CTTAAATTGTTCTAG
- the LOC114824032 gene encoding protein GAMETE CELL DEFECTIVE 1, mitochondrial-like, producing MQNLHRVISRLSSTSLGTSTAKFLREKSKLTLGSTGVLPLKNGIESCQFITPRFFSFSSGGDGENVGKDEWDKSPSGTFSNNASDDLGWDKPPPGTFSNNASDDLGWDTASSWSTGLTKEHFDGEVVGRRTSGPDPSQSSVVSGLQEIEDRIRELEEENKKSKKFVDGWGERLREISVLLKQVREPGARGSYLKDSEKAEMYKKHKENPEVYTVERLAKDYRIMRQRVHAILWLKEIEEEEEKKLGRPLDDSVELLLDTCPEFFNSHDREFHVASLPYKPDFKVMPEGWDGTTRDLDEVHYEISKKEDEMLYQEFVQRMNFNKMKMKGEVFCHKHSRRRTSDGWNFTVEKLGPRGKRGGGGGWKFVSQPDGSSRPLNETEKMYVKRETPRRRRKILP from the exons ATGCAGAATCTGCACCGTGTTATTTCTCGTCTTTCCTCAACTTCACTTGGCACGAGTACAGCAAAGTTTCTGAGAGAGAAAAGCAAACTGACGTTGGGAAGCACTGGTGTGCTTCCGTTGAAGAATGGTATTGAATCTTGTCAGTTTATCACTCCCCGATTCTTTTCTTTCAGCTCTGGAGGTGATGGTGAAAATGTTGGTAAAGACGAGTGGGATAAATCCCCGTCTGGGACATTCAGCAATAATGCATCAGATGATTTGGGGTGGGATAAACCACCGCCTGGAACATTTAGCAATAATGCATCAGATGATTTGGGGTGGGATACTGCATCATCGTGGTCGACTGGATTGACCAAGGAGCATTTTGATGGGGAGGTTGTAGGCCGACGGACAAGTGGGCCCGACCCATCTCAATCATCAGTGGTATCTGGTTTGCAAGAAATTGAGGATAGGATAAGGGAACTGGAAGAAGAgaacaagaaaagcaaaaagtTTGTGGATGGGTGGGGAGAAAGATTGCGGGAGATAAGTGTGCTTCTGAAGCAAGTGCGTGAGCCTGGTGCCAGAGGGTCTTATCTCAAGGACTCAGAGAAGGCTGAGATGTATAAGAAGCACAAGGAAAACCCTGAGGTTTATACTGTTGAGAGGCTGGCTAAGGATTACAGGATTATGAGGCAGAGAGTGCATGCTATTCTTTGGCTCAAAGagattgaggaggaggaggagaaaaagCTTGGTCGTCCTTTAGATGATTCTGTTGAGCTCCTGCTTGACACCTGCCCAGA attttttaattCTCATGACCGCGAATTCCATGTGGCATCCCTTCCCTACAAACCTGATTTCAAGGTTATGCCAGAGGGTTGGGACGGTACCACCAGAGATTTGGATGAAGTTCATTATGAAATCTCgaagaaagaagatgaaatGCTCTATCAAGAGTTTGTCCAGAGAATGAACTTCAACAAAATGAAA ATGAAAGGAGAGGTCTTCTGCCACAAGCATAGTCGTCGTCGGACTTCAGACGGGTGGAACTTCACCGTTGAAAAACTCGGACCCAGAGGAAAGCGTGGAGGTGGCGGTGGCTGGAAGTTTGTCAGCCAGCCAGATGGTTCAAGCCGACCGCTGAATGAAACGGAGAAAATGTACGTGAAGCGAGAAACACCCCGCCGCCGACGCAAGATCCTTCCGTGA